In Vigna unguiculata cultivar IT97K-499-35 chromosome 3, ASM411807v1, whole genome shotgun sequence, a single genomic region encodes these proteins:
- the LOC114175336 gene encoding aspartyl protease family protein 1: MALAFSYYKGSSLTHSPTPYTDIITVTKNDTVSIQDLSHVTPRSSLVPPRQTLGSTEQCGVSRERVSVEEPNGKMLSFVFVVVVTFISLWEFCQCHDHVYTFTMHHRHSEPVRKWSHAAAGIPPPPEKGTVEYYAELADRDRFLRGRKLSQIDAGLAFSDGNSTFRISSLGFLHYTTVEIGTPGVKFMVALDTGSDLFWVPCDCTRCAATDSPAFASAFASDFDLQIYNPNGSSTSKKVTCNNSLCTHRSQCPGTFSNCPYMVSYVSAETSTSGILVEDVLHLTKEDNHHDLVEANVIFGCGQIQSGSFLDVAAPNGLFGLGMEKISVPSMLSREGFTADSFSMCFGSDGIGRISFGDKGSFDQDETPFNLNPSHPTYNVTVTQVRVGTTLIDVEFTALFDSGTSFTYLVAPTYTRLTESFHSQVQDRRRPSDSRIPFEYCYDMSPDANTSLIPSVSLTMGGGSHFAVYDPIIIISTQSELVYCLAVVKSSELNIIGQNFMTGYRVVFDREKLVLGWKKFDCYDMEDRNAIPIRPHSHADVPPAVAAGLGHYPATDSSRKSKYNNYHSSTASSPSSHYTHNSLPTFLGFLVFCFVYIP; encoded by the exons ATGGCCCTggcattttcatattataaaggtagctcactcactcactcacccACTCCATACACAGACATCATCACAGTGACCAAAAACGACACTGTTTCGATCCAAGATCTCAGTCACGTCACGCCAAGATCTTCTCTTGTTCCGCCACGCCAAACCCTAGGCTCCACCGAGCAATGCGGGGTTTCTCGGGAGAGGGTTAGCGTAGAGGAGCCAAACGGGAAAATGCTCTCTTTCGTTTTCGTCGTTGTTGTCACCTTTATCTCCCTCTGGGAGTTTTGCCAGTGCCACGACCACGTCTACACGTTCACTATGCACCACCGCCACTCCGAGCCCGTCAGGAAGTGGTCCCACGCCGCCGCCGGAATCCCCCCTCCGCCCGAAAAGGGCACCGTCGAGTACTACGCTGAGTTGGCCGACCGCGACCGCTTCCTCCGCGGCCGCAAACTCTCTCAAATCGACGCCGGCCTCGCTTTCTCCGATGGCAACTCCACCTTCCGCATCAGCTCCCTTGGATT TTTGCATTATACGACAGTTGAAATAGGGACACCGGGAGTGAAGTTCATGGTGGCGCTTGATACCGGAAGTGACCTGTTCTGGGTACCCTGTGATTGCACAAGATGTGCTGCTACTGATAGCCCAGCCTTTGCTTCGGCCTTTGCTTCG GATTTTGACCTTCAAATATACAATCCTAATGGATCTTCAACTAGCAAGAAGGTTACTTGTAACAACAGTCTGTGCACGCACCGCAGCCAATGCCCCGGGACATTCAGCAACTGCCCCTACATGGTCTCTTATGTCTCTGCTGAAACGTCTACATCAGGAATACTAGTGGAAGACGTTCTGCATTTGACAAAAGAAGATAATCACCATGACCTTGTTGAGGCAAATGTCATATTTGG ATGCGGACAAATTCAGAGTGGGTCGTTCTTAGATGTTGCTGCTCCCAACGGTTTGTTTGGGCTAGGTATGGAGAAAATATCAGTTCCTAGCATGTTATCTAGGGAAGGATTTACAGCAGATTCATTTTCCATGTGTTTTGGGAGTGATGGCATTGGAAGGATAAGTTTTGGGGACAAGGGAAGTTTTGATCAAGACGAGACACCATTTAATCTGAATCCATCACA CCCTACCTATAACGTCACAGTCACTCAAGTCCGTGTAGGAACAACTCTAATTGATGTGGAATTCACAGCCCTCTTTGATTCTGGGACCTCTTTCACATATTTGGTTGCTCCAACTTATACGAGACTTACTGAGAGT TTTCATTCCCAAGTACAAGACAGGCGGCGTCCATCAGATTCAAGAATCCCTTTTGAATATTGCTATGACATGAG TCCTGATGCAAACACTAGCCTGATTCCTAGTGTAAGTTTGACTATGGGAGGTGGAAGCCATTTTGCTGTTTATGATCCAATAATTATTATCTCCACTCAG AGCGAACTTGTATATTGTCTAGCAGTTGTCAAAAGTTCCGAACTAAATATCATTGGAC AAAACTTCATGACTGGCTACCGTGTGGTATTTGACCGAGAAAAACTCGTATTGGGATGGAAGAAATTTGATT GTTATGACATGGAGGATCGCAATGCCATCCCTATAAGACCACACTCACATGCAGATGTACCTCCTGCTGTCGCTGCTGGGCTTGGTCACTACCCTGCCACGGATTCATCCAGAAAGTCCAAATACAACAACTATCATAGCTCAACTGCATCATCACCATCTTCACATTATACGCATAATTCACTTCCAACTTTCCTGGGATTTCTTGTGTTCTGTTTTGTTTATATTCCGTAA
- the LOC114177250 gene encoding pre-rRNA-processing protein ESF1: MGSKKAKEKDLKDKRRKVKDNLSSKHSAPNDGKVISDPRYAKAHTDPRFREAPKRETKVAIDSRFNRMFTHKSFLPSSAPVDKRGKPKNKPTSQLGSMRHYYKIDEKETEQSSDEEEEIEEELVKANRLKPGSDKSSELEETSESESSAESEEASESESASDTDTDEGADEVVYEEEASDVQEDIAEIEKETHRLAVVNMDWRFVKAVDLYALLSSFLPPNGLIKSVTIYPSEFGLQRMKEEEIHGPIGLFDDENDESDEDNNNDDIDNEKLRAYEKSRMRYYFAVVECNSIATADYIYKECDGVEFMQTSNALDLRFIPDDMEFKHPPRDVATEVPANYECKDFYSRALQHSDVTLTWEDEEPLRSKILNRNLNDEQLAQMELKELLNSDDSESDDSKVNSEPDDQPDKIEKKRAKYRALLQSGDDSDGGGEHDNVQDMEVTFNTGLEDLSKHILEKKDKKSETVWDAYLRKKREKKKARKNKAKNSSDDDSDDTDQEATEEADDFFVEEPSVKKRKKAQSTEDEEHKPQDKVSKEELELLLADDKGTDTGLKGYNLKFKKGKGKRKENAFDEEKIPSNAFDDPRFSALFSSNYAIDPTDPQFKRSATYARQLAQKQQKDSADPPAEREPTKPKGMQLSSDDSGMVKEGEEKPLEVSISKKDKYEISSLVKSIKMKAKQVQLPSGSKARKEEKSHIKDMKKKRR; encoded by the exons ATGGGATCAAAAAAAGCAAAGGAGAAGGACCTAAAGGACAAAAGGAGGAAGGTTAAGGATAATTTGAGTTCAAAACATTCTGCGCCAAATGATGGCAAGGTTATCAGTGATCCTCGATATGCAAAGGCTCACACAGATCCTCGGTTTAGGGAGGCTCCAAAGCGTGAAACGAAGGTTGCCATTGACTCTCGCTTCAACCGCATGTTCACTCACAAGAGTTTTTTGCCCTCTTCTGCTCCTGTTGACAAGAGGGGAAAGCCCAAGAACAAACCAACCTCTCAACTTGGTTCTATGCGTCACTActacaaaattgatgaaaaggAAACAGAGCAGAGTAGTGATGAGGAAGAAGAGATTGAAGAAGAATTGGTGAAAGCCAATCGGTTGAAACCAGGGAGTGATAAAAGTTCTGAGTTGGAAGAGACTAGTGAATCTGAGTCGTCAGCTGAGTCAGAAGAGGCCAGCGAGTCAGAGTCTGCTTCAGATACAGATACAGATGAAGGTGCAGATGAGGTAGTTTACGAGGAAGAAGCATCTGATGTCCAG GAAGATATAGcagaaattgaaaaagaaacacatAGGCTTGCTGTTGTTAACATGGACTGGAGGTTTGTTAAG GCTGTTGATTTGTATGCATTGTTAAGCTCATTTCTCCCACCTAATGGACTGATCAAATCAGTAACTATCTATCCATCCGAGTTTGGCCTTCAACGTATGAAAGAGGAGGAAATTCATGGACCTATTGGTCTAtttgatgatgaaaatgatgaaagtGATGAAGATAACAACAATGATGACATTGACAATGAGAAACTTCGTGCATATGAGAAGAGTAGGATGCG GTACTATTTTGCTGTGGTGGAATGCAACTCAATTGCCACAGCAGATTACATTTACAAGGAATGTGATGGGGTTGAGTTCATGCAGACATCTAATGCACTTGATTTAAGGTTTATCCCAGACGACATGGAATTCAAACACCCACCTCGGGATGTTGCTACTGAG GTGCCTGCAAATTACGAGTGTAAGGATTTCTATTCTCGGGCACTTCAGCACAGTGACGTTACCCTTACTTGGGAGGATGAAGAACCTCTTCGCTCAAAGATACTGAATCGGAATCTCAATGATGAGCAG CTAGCTCAGATGGAATTGAAGGAACTCTTAAATTCTGATGATAGTGAAAGTGATGATAGTAAGGTTAATAGTGAGCCAGATGACCAGCctgataaaatagaaaaaaaacgaGCTAAATACCGTGCTTTGCTCCAATCTGGTGATGATTCAGATGGAGGTGGTGAACACGATAACGTACAGGATATGGAGGTCACCTTCAATACAGGTTTGGAAGATTTAAGCAAACATATATTGGAAAAGAAGGATAAAAAATCAGAAACAGTTTGGGATGCATATTTGAGGAAGAAACGTGAGAAAAAGAAGGCCAGGAAAAATAAAGCAAAGAATTCATCTGATGACGATAGCGATGATACTGATCAAGAGGCAACTGAAGAAGCAGATGACTTCTTCGTCGAGGAGCCTTCAGTCaagaagaggaaaaaggcaCAAAGTACAGAAGACGAAGAACATAAGCCCCAAGACAAAGTGAGCAAAGAGGAGCTTGAACTGTTGCTTGCTGATGACAAGGGGACAGATACTGGTCTCAAGGgatataatctaaaatttaaaaaaggcAAGGGAAAAAGGAAGGAGAATGCTTTTGATGAGGAAAAAATACCAAGTAATGCATTTGATGATCCACGTTTTTCAGCTCTTTTCTCTTCAAACTATGCAATTGATCCCACCGACCCACAATTTAAAAG GAGTGCGACATATGCCAGGCAGCTAGCACAGAAGCAGCAAAAGGATAGTGCGGATCCACCTGCGGAAAGGGAGCCTACAAAACCAAAAGGAATGCAATTGTCTTCAGATGATTCTGGCATGGTTAAAGAGGGTGAGGAAAAACCATTAGAAGTTTCGATATCAAAGAAAgataaatatgaaatatcatCTTTGGTTAAATCGATTAAGATGAAAGCAAAGCAAGTTCAGTTACCCTCTGGTAGCAAGgcaaggaaagaagaaaaatcacatattAAAGACATGAAGAAAAAGAGGCGGTAG
- the LOC114177251 gene encoding aspartyl protease family protein 1-like, with product MGYGCVSLAWVMLVVMLGLASESCYGLGTFGFHINHRLSDPVKGILGIVHDLPQKGTPQYYAAMTHRDRIFRGRRLAADHLTPLTFDAGNDTYRIPAFGFLYYANVSVGTPPLWFLVALDTGSDLFWLPCNCTRCVPELISRGKIIKLNTYNLDKSSTSNTISCTNSSYCTQRQQCPSSGSSCRYRVDYLSNDTSTRGILVEDVLHLITDDDITDAADTRIIFGCGQVQTGAFQDGGTPNGLFGLGMDNRSVPSVLAKKGLISNSFSMCFGDDGVGRITFGDTGKPDQRKTPFNVDKLHPTYNISITQIVVEDLVADLEFHAIFDSGTSFTYIKDPAYTRLGEMFNSRIKENRHSFQSPESVVPFEYCYDITSQNETIAVPSVNLTMKGGDDYYVTDPIVVVVSEKEGNFFCLGIHKSNSINIIGQNFMTGYKIVFDRENMNLGWKETNCSYDDVLSNTPPISPSPSPAVSPAVPPAIAVNPVATSSPSINPPNTSFIIKPTFTFIFLLLSLLAIF from the exons ATGGGTTATGGGTGTGTGAGTTTGGCATGGGTGATGTTAGTGGTGATGTTGGGTTTGGCTTCGGAGAGTTGTTATGGTTTGGGCACATTTGGGTTTCACATAAACCACAGGCTCTCGGATCCGGTTAAGGGGATTCTGGGCATTGTTCATGATCTTCCTCAAAAGGGAACTCCTCAATACTATGCTGCTATGACCCACAGAGATCGAATATTCCGGGGTCGGAGACTCGCCGCCGATCATCTTACGCCGCTCACTTTCGACGCCGGCAATGACACTTACCGGATTCCCGCCTTTGGATT TTTGTATTATGCAAATGTTTCGGTTGGGACACCACCTTTATGGTTTCTGGTGGCGTTGGATACAGGCAGTGACTTGTTTTGGTTACCTTGTAACTGTACCAGGTGTGTGCCCGAATTGATATCAAGAGGAAAG ATAATTAAACTTAACACCTATAATCTTGATAAGTCATCGACAAGCAACACAATTTCATGCACCAACAGCAGCTATTGTACACAGAGACAACAGTGTCCATCATCTGGCAGCAGTTGTCGATATCGAGTTGACTATCTTTCAAACGATACTTCAACTAGGGGGATCTTGGTAGAGGACGTGTTGCACTTAATCACAGATGATGATATAACAGATGCTGCAGACACAAGAATTATTTTTGG TTGCGGCCAAGTTCAAACTGGTGCATTTCAAGATGGGGGAACTCCAAATGGCCTATTTGGACTTGGAATGGATAATCGATCTGTTCCAAGCGTCCTAGCCAAAAAAGGGCTCATCTCAAATTCCTTTTCAATGTGTTTTGGAGATGATGGTGTTGGAAGAATCACGTTTGGTGATACTGGCAAACCAGACCAAAGAAAAACACCATTCAACGTTGACAAATTGCA TCCAACTTATAACATCAGCATAACCCAAATTGTTGTGGAAGATCTTGTTGCTGATCTTGAGTTTCATGCAATATTTGACTCTGGTACCTCGTTTACATACATAAAGGATCCAGCTTATACACGACTTGGTGAGATG TTCAATTCAAGGATCAAAGAAAATCGGCATTCATTTCAATCACCTGAATCTGTTGTCCCTTTTGAGTACTGTTATGACATAACGAG TCAAAATGAGACAATCGCAGTTCCCTCTGTGAATCTAACGATGAAAGGTGGAGATGATTATTATGTGACGGATCCCATAGTAGTAGTTGTTAGTGAG aaggaaggaaactTTTTTTGTTTGGGAATCCACAAGAGTAACAGCATCAATATCATTGGAC AGAACTTCATGACTGGTTATAAAATAGTTTTCGATCGTGAGAACATGAATCTTGGATGGAAAGAAACTAATT GTTCTTATGATGACGTGCTCTCAAATACACCACCAATTAGCCCATCGCCTTCTCCTGCTGTTTCCCCTGCTGTTCCTCCTGCAATCGCTGTGAATCCCGTGGCGACATCCAGTCCCTCTATTAACCCACCTAATACATCATTCATCATTAAACCTacttttacatttattttcctcCTGCTTTCACTTTTGGCCATTTTTTGA